The Acidimicrobiia bacterium genome segment TCGTAGACGAGCTGGGCGCACTCGACGCCGGCTTGGGGCCGGACCGGGTCGCGCCCGGGGAAGGTGCCGAGCTCGCTCCGCATGGCGGTGCCGAGGACCCAGGCCGGCGGGTGCGGCGCCCGGCGGCTGCCGGCCTCGGTGGTGAGGACGAGGGCGCAGGCGCCGTCCGAGGAGGGGCAGGACTCGTGCCAGTGGATGGGGTCCCACAGCATCGGGGAGTCCTTCACGTCCTCGATCGTGAGGTCCGGCATCTGGAGGTGCGCGTACGGGTTCTTCGCTGCGTTCCGCCGGTCCTTCACCGCGACCATCCAGCCGATGTGCTCGGGCGCGCCGGAGCGGGCGATGTACGACCGCATCCAGGGGGCGAAGATCCCGCCCGCGCCCATGCCGCCGCTGCGGCCGCCGGCCAGGCCCCACTGGGCGTTGCCCTCGGCCTGCTTCTCGTAGGCGACGGTCAGGACCCGGTCGTGCACGCCGGTCTGGACCAGGTGGGTGGCGACGAGGGCCGTCGAGCCCCCGACGCTGCCGGCGGTGTGGACGCGCAGGATCGGCTTGCCGGCGGCGCCGAGGGCGTCGGCGAGGCTCAGCTCGGGCATCATCACGCCCTCGAAGGGGTCCGGCGCCTTGCCGAGCACGACGGCGTCGATGTCGGTCCACGCCAGGTCGGCGTCGTCGAGCGCCCGCTGCGCGGCCTCGCGGACCAGGCCGGGGAGCGAGACGTCGTCGCGCTTCTTCTTGTGCTTCGTCTGCCCGATGCCGACGACGGCCGCCGGACGGCTCATGCCCTCACGCTCCCTCGAGCACGCAGACGAGGTTCTGC includes the following:
- a CDS encoding thiolase domain-containing protein translates to MSRPAAVVGIGQTKHKKKRDDVSLPGLVREAAQRALDDADLAWTDIDAVVLGKAPDPFEGVMMPELSLADALGAAGKPILRVHTAGSVGGSTALVATHLVQTGVHDRVLTVAYEKQAEGNAQWGLAGGRSGGMGAGGIFAPWMRSYIARSGAPEHIGWMVAVKDRRNAAKNPYAHLQMPDLTIEDVKDSPMLWDPIHWHESCPSSDGACALVLTTEAGSRRAPHPPAWVLGTAMRSELGTFPGRDPVRPQAGVECAQLVYEAAGITDPRRQIDVAELYVPFSWYEPMWLEGHDIAGPGEGWRMVESGETQIDGAFPVNPSGGVLSSNPIGASGMLRFAEAALQVRGGAGEHQVPDATVGLGQAYGGAAQYFAMWVVGSSLDAVDERR